One window of the Colletotrichum destructivum chromosome 6, complete sequence genome contains the following:
- a CDS encoding Putative eukaryotic translation initiation factor 3 subunit J: MPPKKWDDEESGDESSGPASPVGGAIPIRRKFEDEEDEDDVLDSWDAAEDSEVEREKAKKAEEAKAKALEEAKKNKKSKAQRIAELKEERARLEAEDSGEEETEAEKRERLRRTEKESDLKHAEDLFGDIGVPAGRKANLAGSAVQIDPNDPTKTANIADMPLFNPTTKTQFEHLRTTLTPILANNARKAHYGIFLQEFTKTLAKDLPSDQIKKIASTLTALGNEKMKEEKAAQGGNKKSKAAKTKVSAVVSRAPVADTETYEDDGFGDDDFM, from the exons ATGCCTCCTAAGAAGTGGG acgacgaggagagcggcgacgagagcTCCGGCCCTGCCTCCCCCGTTGGCGGCGCCATCCCTATCCGCCGCAAGttcgaggatgaggaggatgaggatgac GTCCTGGACTCCTGGGATGCCGCCGAAGACTCCGAGGTCGAGCgtgagaaggccaagaaggccgaagAGGCAAAGGCCAAGGCTCTCGAGGAGgcaaagaagaacaagaagtcCAAGGCTCAGCGCATTGCCGAGTTGAAGGAGGAGCGCGCCCGCCTTGAAGCCGAGGACtctggcgaggaggagacaGAGGCTGAGAAGAGAGAGCGCCTCCGCCGCACCGAAAAGGAGTCGGACCTGAAGcacgccgaggacctcttCGGCGATATCGGTGTTCCCGCCGGCCGCAAGGCTAAcctcgccggctccgccgTCCAGATCGATCCCAACGATCCGACCAAGACGGCCAACATCGCCGACATGCCTCTCTTCAACCCCACTACCAAGACCCAGTTCGAGCACCTCCGTACCACGCTGACCCCCATCCTCGCCAACAACGCCCGCAAGGCTCACTACGGCATCTTCCTCCAGGAGTTCACCAAGACCCTGGCCAAGGACCTCCCCAGCGACCAGATCAAGAAGATTGCCAGCACcctcaccgccctcggcaacgagaagatgaaggaggagaaggccgcccAGGGTGGTAACAAGAAGAGCAAGGCGGCCAAGACCAAGGTCTCTGCCGTTGTCAGCCGTGCCCCCGTTGCTGACACCGAGACGTACGAGGATGACGGCTTCGGAGA TGACGACTTCATGTGA
- a CDS encoding uncharacterized protein (Putative mitochondrial distribution and morphology protein family 31/32, fungi) — protein sequence MSNASTTLLGRRFWSCAYESAQTLGLRGTIVTTATLRNACLKTNQPAVGPSCSSANTFKRSICSGPQDSSPRANIHNARRSYTGSGLLLIGLTTNLAPTQATVSCAAATESATSSGSTKKSSVCQLARQAWRRGIHSDSRHVSPAERGHHNSKSGKQEEKASTAQPKQDASKPGEQNKSDAPDPDAESIASTMSKYLHIPKMPHRPTRDELLAAANGFLGRLKVRFKWVSIRSMRPWNIDEWGAFVSWFLFGHLVWVLVGTTTFFSLVIFSINTVFAQETLAKWVGDSLTESAGVTVIFESAIVPKWGDGVISFKNVFVSRRPGQVTSSVSKGSSESAAAMAATGKQTDQDGQVLEEDDGNYTQYDLTIATVNVTLSFLKWWNGKGFLKDVEVKGVRGVVDRTSVQWSDEVVDPLSYRHTHEPGDFEIDSFKLEDLLVTVHQPKGFRPFSVSIYSCELPQLRKQWLFYDFLSATHMSGSFDGSLFTIHPRQVHGTVAGEHGDIAEDVGEPSAWKKFSRLRIDGLKIDHLNRGVEGPFGWIYEGNVDIVADVMFPADLDDGITKVMSDFYDQLEDVVISNRMRLLQKDLLATTASDLLGPTPTEGHLSQAAPGDAGDQARQSLDTSDFSNSSNSSEEDRRYLIMDLRIHMNDVKAAVPLFTKDISYINQALVRPIVAYINAKKTYIPITCRIVKRVTDFDGSWSIFDCGLMDDMSAETYEAFARDIEDQQSRVRRLKKVGFWTLSLAVHALFMGMAGNVI from the exons ATGTCTAACGCTTCGACGACTCTCCTCGGGCGTCGTTTCTGGTCTTGCGCCTACGAATCGGCGCAGACGTTGGGTCTGCGAGGGACAATCGTTACCACTGCGACTTTGAGGAACGCCTGCCTGAAAACCAATCAACCTGCTGTCGGCCCCTCCTGTTCCAGCGCGAATACGTTCAAAAGGTCGATATGTTCGGGACCGCAAGACTCGTCCCCCCGAGCAAACATCCATAATGCCCGACGAAGCTACACGGGCAGCGGCTTACTGCTGATCGGGCTCACCACCAATCTCGCGCCCACACAAGCAACTGTATcatgcgccgccgccaccgaaTCTGCCACAAGCAGTGGCTCAACGAAGAAGTCCAGCGTCTGCCAACTAGCCCGGCAAGCATGGCGACGAGGGATACACAGCGATTCGAGACATGTTAGCCCGGCGGAACGGGGGCACCATAACTCTAAGAGCGGGAAACAGGAGGAAAAGGCTTCGACGGCCCAACCGAAGCAAGATGCGTCGAAACCAGGAGAGCAAAATAAGTCAGACGCACCGGACCCCGATGCCGAATCGATCGCATCCACCATGTCGAAATATCTGCACATACCGAAGATGCCACACAGGCCCACCCGGGACGAGCTTTTGGCCGCCGCAAACGGCTTTCTGGGTCGCTTGAAGGTTCGGTTCAAGTGGGTGTCCATTAGGAGCATGAGGCCGTGGAACATTGACGAATGGGGTGCGTTCGTATCGTGGTTTCTCTTCGGCCACCTGGTCTGGGTTCTTGTCGGGACCACGACGTTCTTCTCCCTGGTCATATTCAGCATCAACACCGTTTTTGCCCAGG AAACTCTTGCCAAATGGGTCGGCGACTCTTTGACCGAATCTGCCGGTGTCACAGTCATCTTTGAGTCGGCCATTGTTCCCAAGTGGGGAGATGGCGTCATCAGCTTCAAGAACGTGTTCGTATCGCGACGACCAGGACAGGTGACATCCTCAGTCAGCAAGGGATCCTCCGAGAGCGCCGCAGCTATGGCGGCCACCGGAAAGCAGACCGACCAGGACGGCCAAGTcttggaagaagacgacggcaacTACACACAGTATGACCTCACCATCGCTACGGTAAATGTGACCCTGTCCTTCCTGAAATGGTGGAATGGGAAGGGCTTTCTgaaggacgtcgaggtcaagggcgTTCGTGGTGTGGTTGACCGCACGTCCGTACAGTGGTCAGACGAGGTGGTCGATCCCCTATCCTACCGCCACACCCACGAACCCGGCGACTTTGAGATCGATTCTTTCAAACTTGAAGATCTCCTCGTCACCGTGCACCAGCCCAAGGGCTTCCGTCCCTTTTCCGTGAGCATTTATTCCTGCGAATTGCCACAGCTCAGGAAACAGTGGCTATTCTATGACTTTTTGTCGGCGACACACATGTCTGGCTCGTTTGACGGCTCCCTATTCACGATCCATCCCCGTCAGGTTCACGGCACTGTCGCTGGTGAACACGGCGATATCGCAGAAGATGTGGGTGAGCCATCGGCTTGGAAGAAGTTCAGCCGTTTGCGCATCGACGGTCTTAAGATCGATCATCTCAACCGAGGGGTCGAGGGCCCGTTCGGCTGGATCTATGAGGGcaacgtcgacatcgtcgccgacgttATGTTCCCCGCAGACCTTGATGACGGTATCACCAAGGTGATGTCGGATTTTTACGATCAACTCGAAGACGTCGTGATATCGAATCGTATGCGTCTGCTTCAGAAGGACCTCCTCGCAACCACTGCGTCGGACCTATTGGGCCCTACGCCTACAGAAGGCCATCTTTCCCAAGCCGCGCCAGGAGACGCCGGGGATCAAGCCCGGCAATCTCTCGATACGTCCGATTTCTCCAACTCTTCCAACTCCTCAGAAGAGGACCGAAGGTACTTGATTATGGATCTCAGGATTCACATGAATGATGTCAAGGCCGCTGTACCCCTTTTTACAAAAGACATCTCATACATCAATCAGGCTCTTGTACGGCCCATTGTGGCCTACATCAACGCCAAGAAGACATACATCCCCATTACCTGCCGTATCGTCAAGCGCGTCACCGACTTCGACGGCAGCTGGTCCATCTTTGACTGCGGTCTCATGGATGACATGTCGGCCGAGACCTACGAGGCATTCGCACGCGATATCGAAGACCAGCAGAGCCGCGTCCGCCGGCTGAAAAAGGTCGGCTTCTGGACTTTAAGTCTTGCCGTCCACGCCCTCTTCATGGGCATGGCGGGCAACGTCATTTAA